The Desulfovibrio sp. genome has a window encoding:
- a CDS encoding glucosidase → MNAEEKRLHEDRKKKAQWKLWGPYVSERQWGTVREDYSDSGDAWNSFTHDHARSRAYRNGEDGLAGISDDRQILCFALALWNGKDPIIKERLFGLANEEGNHGEDVKEYYFYLDSTPTHSYMKYLYKYPQEAYPYSDLVQTNKARSRHEKEYELLDTGVFKDNRYFDVFVEYAKAAPDDILVRISVCNRGPDPAPLHVLPTLWFRNTWSWPDGGPKPELRGLETGSGRAILARHPDPAIHASLPDCILRCDGSCDLLFTENETNNERIFKTPNASPYVKDGVNNYLVHGDAGAVNPQQTGTKACANYTLEVAPGQEIVLRLRLSRAPDPADSKACENAFGNGFDSVFAQRILEADEFYQALTPDTVGADAAMVMRQALAGMMWSKQYYHFDVDTWLKEHQAHPLHGPNHYCRNSEWFHMVNDHVISMPDKWEYPWYAAWDLAFHSVALALVDTDFAKDQLSLMLRSDYMHPSGQVPAYEWNFSDVNPPVHAWATLFLYRTEQSMRGKGDLEFLKRSFAKLMLNFTWWVNRKDRFGKNVFEGGFLGLDNIGVFDRSKGLPSGGVLEQADGTAWMALFCQNMIEMSLELAAHDPTYEELNHKFLEHFVWIASGMNRLGHDGMWDEEDGFYYDVLRLPDGSAHRLKVRSMVGLLPLCATTIIEKGQRERVPLVNAMIDQRLKKMPELRRSMHPIGPDHRGVGGRDILALVNEERLRRILARVLDENEFLSPFGIRSLSRQHLEHPFVFRVQGEEHQVGYVPGESDSGMFGGNSNWRGPIWMPVNQLIIRSLLQYYRYYGDSFLIECPTGSGKMMNLFDVSQEISNRLARIFLRDESGKRPVFGDMDIFQTDPHWRDHLLFFEYFHADNGAGLGASHQTGWTGAVAKQLQLFGFADSKRVIDADGSVVFVKKK, encoded by the coding sequence ATGAACGCAGAAGAGAAAAGACTCCATGAGGACAGGAAAAAGAAGGCCCAGTGGAAGCTCTGGGGCCCCTACGTAAGCGAGAGGCAATGGGGCACGGTCCGCGAAGACTACAGCGACTCTGGCGACGCCTGGAACTCCTTCACCCACGACCATGCCCGTTCCCGCGCCTACCGCAACGGAGAGGACGGGCTGGCGGGAATAAGCGACGACCGCCAGATTCTCTGCTTCGCCCTGGCCCTGTGGAACGGGAAGGACCCCATAATAAAGGAGAGGCTTTTCGGACTGGCCAATGAGGAGGGCAACCACGGGGAGGACGTGAAGGAGTACTATTTCTACTTAGACAGCACGCCTACCCATTCCTACATGAAGTACCTCTATAAGTACCCTCAAGAGGCCTACCCGTATTCGGACCTGGTCCAGACCAACAAGGCCCGCTCCCGCCACGAAAAAGAATATGAGCTGTTGGACACCGGAGTCTTTAAGGACAATCGCTATTTCGACGTCTTCGTGGAATACGCCAAGGCCGCCCCGGATGACATCCTCGTCAGGATCAGCGTGTGCAATCGCGGCCCGGACCCGGCCCCTCTTCATGTGCTCCCCACCCTCTGGTTCCGCAACACCTGGTCCTGGCCGGACGGCGGCCCCAAGCCGGAACTTCGCGGCCTGGAAACCGGGAGTGGCAGGGCCATCCTGGCCAGGCATCCGGACCCCGCCATTCACGCGTCGCTGCCTGATTGCATCCTGCGCTGCGACGGTTCATGCGATCTTCTCTTCACCGAAAACGAGACGAACAACGAACGCATTTTCAAGACCCCCAACGCCTCACCGTACGTGAAGGACGGCGTGAACAACTATTTGGTGCACGGCGACGCGGGGGCGGTGAATCCGCAACAGACCGGAACCAAGGCCTGCGCCAATTATACGCTCGAGGTGGCCCCCGGGCAGGAAATCGTTTTGCGCCTGCGCCTTTCCCGCGCGCCGGATCCGGCTGACAGTAAAGCCTGCGAAAACGCCTTCGGGAACGGATTCGACAGCGTTTTCGCGCAAAGGATTCTGGAGGCGGACGAATTCTACCAGGCATTGACCCCGGACACGGTGGGCGCGGACGCGGCCATGGTCATGCGCCAGGCCCTGGCCGGAATGATGTGGAGCAAGCAGTACTACCATTTCGACGTGGACACGTGGCTCAAGGAGCACCAGGCCCACCCGCTCCACGGACCAAACCACTACTGCCGCAACAGCGAGTGGTTCCACATGGTCAACGACCACGTCATCTCCATGCCGGACAAATGGGAATACCCCTGGTACGCCGCCTGGGACCTGGCCTTTCATTCCGTGGCCCTGGCCCTGGTGGACACGGATTTCGCCAAGGACCAGCTCTCGCTCATGCTTCGGTCGGACTATATGCACCCGAGCGGCCAGGTGCCCGCCTACGAGTGGAACTTCAGCGACGTGAACCCCCCGGTGCATGCCTGGGCCACGCTCTTCTTGTACCGCACGGAGCAGTCCATGCGCGGCAAGGGCGACCTGGAGTTCCTCAAGCGTTCCTTCGCCAAGCTGATGCTCAACTTCACCTGGTGGGTGAACCGCAAGGACCGTTTCGGCAAGAACGTCTTCGAGGGCGGCTTTTTGGGTCTGGACAACATCGGCGTTTTCGACCGCAGCAAGGGCCTGCCCTCCGGCGGGGTCCTGGAGCAGGCCGACGGCACGGCCTGGATGGCCCTTTTCTGCCAGAACATGATCGAGATGAGCCTGGAACTGGCCGCCCACGACCCCACCTACGAGGAACTGAACCACAAGTTTCTGGAACACTTCGTGTGGATCGCTTCTGGAATGAACCGTCTGGGCCACGACGGCATGTGGGACGAGGAAGACGGCTTCTATTACGACGTCTTACGGCTTCCGGACGGGAGCGCCCATCGCCTGAAAGTCCGCTCCATGGTGGGCCTGTTGCCCTTGTGCGCCACCACCATCATCGAAAAGGGGCAGCGCGAGCGGGTGCCGCTTGTGAACGCCATGATCGACCAGCGTTTGAAAAAAATGCCTGAACTGCGCAGGAGCATGCACCCCATCGGCCCGGACCACAGAGGGGTCGGCGGCCGGGACATCCTGGCCCTGGTGAACGAAGAGAGGCTTCGCCGGATACTGGCCCGCGTGCTGGATGAGAATGAGTTCTTGAGCCCCTTCGGCATACGCTCCCTTTCGCGCCAGCACCTGGAGCATCCGTTCGTTTTTCGGGTCCAGGGAGAGGAACACCAGGTGGGCTACGTTCCAGGCGAGTCGGACAGCGGAATGTTCGGAGGCAACTCCAACTGGCGCGGCCCCATATGGATGCCGGTCAATCAGCTCATCATCCGGTCGCTCCTGCAATACTACCGCTACTACGGGGATTCGTTTCTGATCGAATGCCCCACCGGGTCCGGCAAAATGATGAACCTCTTTGACGTGAGCCAGGAGATATCAAATCGCCTGGCCCGGATATTTCTGCGCGACGAGTCCGGAAAGCGCCCGGTTTTCGGGGACATGGACATCTTTCAGACTGACCCCCACTGGCGCGACCATCTTCTCTTCTTCGAATATTTTCACGCAGACAATGGAGCGGGCCTTGGTGCGAGCCACCAGACGGGCTGGACAGGAGCGGTGGCAAAACAGCTCCAGCTCTTCGGTTTCGCGGACTCCAAGCGGGTGATTGATGCCGACGGAAGCGTTGTTTTCGTAAAAAAGAAGTGA
- a CDS encoding cyclase family protein, producing MEYTRMVSPWIDISVPLRTGMVHWPGDPPTRINRVQDLTRGDVCTVSRIDMCAHAGTHMDAPAHFIQGGTAIDNMPVDTGIGPARVIAIQDSQSITAQELTGHRIRKGERLLFKTRNSGRCWETDDFSPDFVSITPEAAAYLASRKVKLVGVDSLSAGSAQPDGDETHRILLWAGVWIVEGLNLSKVEPGPVHLLCLPLKLEGAEGAPARAILRQVTRVTRRGRSTR from the coding sequence ATGGAGTACACCCGGATGGTCTCACCCTGGATAGACATCTCCGTGCCGCTTCGCACAGGCATGGTCCACTGGCCGGGCGATCCCCCCACCCGGATAAACCGCGTGCAGGACCTGACGCGCGGCGATGTCTGCACGGTGTCGCGCATCGACATGTGCGCCCACGCTGGCACCCACATGGACGCACCCGCCCACTTCATTCAAGGCGGCACCGCCATCGACAACATGCCGGTTGATACGGGCATCGGCCCCGCCCGGGTGATCGCCATCCAGGATTCACAATCCATCACCGCCCAGGAGCTGACCGGACACCGCATCAGGAAGGGCGAGCGTCTTCTCTTCAAGACCCGCAATTCTGGACGCTGCTGGGAAACCGACGATTTCTCCCCAGATTTCGTTTCCATAACCCCCGAGGCTGCCGCCTATCTCGCCTCGCGCAAGGTGAAGCTGGTGGGCGTGGATTCTCTCTCAGCCGGCAGTGCCCAGCCTGACGGGGACGAAACCCACCGGATACTCCTTTGGGCCGGGGTGTGGATCGTCGAAGGGCTTAACTTGTCGAAGGTGGAGCCGGGGCCCGTGCACCTTCTCTGCCTGCCCCTGAAGCTGGAGGGGGCCGAAGGGGCGCCAGCCAGGGCGATACTGCGCCAGGTCACCCGGGTCACCCGTCGAGGACGGAGCACGCGATGA
- the fdhD gene encoding formate dehydrogenase accessory sulfurtransferase FdhD — translation MDPNIAFAIQEYREGTLRTTRVNAIREIPLRIVVNGRDVVSMQCTGIEPRFLVAGYLFSCGLIETAQDITAMDVTEDGPGITGIEVRVEIRGTPARLLGMSLTSGMGRDLLAQAETETPEGKPGLARIPLPAEPYLRPEKILDLVRELHARSTLYRLTRGCHNSSLCTAEDMLLFRSDIGRHNAIDTIVGQCLLENIGLRDKMIVSTGRIASEIVHKAVRAGIGVYVSVAVATSQAVETARRYDLTLIGNATEDTFWVYNDPGRLFS, via the coding sequence ATGGACCCCAATATCGCCTTCGCCATCCAGGAATATCGAGAAGGGACGCTGCGCACCACCCGGGTGAACGCCATCCGGGAGATTCCCCTGCGCATCGTGGTCAACGGCCGGGATGTGGTCTCCATGCAGTGCACGGGCATTGAGCCCAGGTTCCTGGTGGCGGGGTATCTGTTCAGCTGCGGCCTGATCGAGACCGCGCAGGACATCACGGCCATGGATGTTACGGAAGACGGCCCAGGTATCACAGGTATCGAGGTACGAGTGGAGATAAGGGGAACCCCGGCCAGGCTTCTCGGCATGAGCCTCACCTCCGGCATGGGCAGGGACCTTCTGGCGCAAGCTGAGACGGAGACACCGGAGGGCAAACCCGGCCTGGCCCGCATCCCCTTGCCGGCCGAACCGTATCTGCGCCCGGAAAAAATACTGGACTTGGTACGCGAGCTCCACGCCCGGTCCACCCTCTACCGCCTGACCCGGGGCTGCCACAATTCGTCGCTGTGCACGGCGGAAGACATGCTTCTCTTCCGCTCGGACATCGGCAGGCACAACGCCATAGACACCATCGTGGGCCAATGTTTGCTGGAGAACATCGGTTTGCGGGACAAAATGATCGTGTCCACCGGGCGCATCGCCTCGGAGATCGTGCACAAGGCCGTGCGGGCCGGAATCGGGGTGTACGTGTCCGTAGCCGTGGCCACCAGCCAGGCCGTGGAAACCGCCAGGCGCTATGATCTGACGCTCATCGGCAACGCCACCGAGGACACATTCTGGGTGTACAACGACCCCGGCCGTCTGTTTTCCTAG
- a CDS encoding 4Fe-4S dicluster domain-containing protein, with amino-acid sequence MKRGIHPELIELAAEAAGLEAALSRRGFLMFSACAVGGITALGLCEAFGADAPLVILDNAKGMLLADPTRCVGCQRCELACTEFNDGRAQPTLSRIKIDRSLYFGPEGPTGGPRMQGSWGNGLVVQGVCRQCPHPVPCATACPQDAITDDPKTGARVVNAAACVGCRMCQRACPWNVISFDEQRQKSSKCFLCNGKPKCVEACPAEALRYVPWRDLTREGEKGGVLLSLIPANKAKACAECHVPSGRNPAAK; translated from the coding sequence ATGAAACGAGGCATACACCCTGAACTCATCGAGCTGGCGGCCGAAGCGGCGGGCCTTGAGGCAGCGCTGTCGCGCCGGGGCTTTCTCATGTTTTCGGCCTGCGCCGTGGGGGGCATCACCGCTCTGGGGTTATGCGAGGCGTTCGGGGCGGATGCTCCGCTGGTTATCCTGGACAACGCCAAGGGGATGCTGCTGGCCGACCCCACCCGCTGCGTGGGCTGCCAGCGCTGCGAACTGGCCTGTACGGAGTTTAACGACGGCCGCGCCCAGCCCACCCTTTCGCGCATCAAGATCGACCGCTCGCTGTATTTCGGCCCTGAAGGCCCGACGGGAGGCCCGCGCATGCAGGGCTCCTGGGGCAACGGGTTGGTGGTCCAGGGCGTGTGCCGCCAATGCCCCCATCCGGTACCCTGCGCCACGGCCTGCCCCCAGGACGCCATCACGGACGACCCCAAAACCGGGGCCAGGGTGGTGAACGCCGCTGCCTGCGTGGGCTGCCGCATGTGCCAGCGGGCCTGCCCCTGGAACGTTATCTCCTTTGACGAACAGCGCCAGAAATCCTCCAAGTGTTTTTTGTGCAACGGCAAGCCCAAGTGCGTGGAAGCCTGCCCGGCCGAAGCGCTACGGTATGTCCCTTGGCGCGATCTCACCCGGGAGGGGGAAAAGGGCGGGGTGCTTTTGTCCCTCATTCCGGCCAACAAGGCCAAGGCCTGCGCCGAGTGCCATGTTCCGTCCGGAAGAAATCCGGCCGCAAAGTAA
- a CDS encoding aldehyde ferredoxin oxidoreductase has protein sequence MAAATGGFAGKVLRVDLSTGKISTQDTVEKYGDMLGGTGMGYRVLWDEVPAGTGPFDPANKLVFATGVLAGTGVPCNGRTAVTTIFPTVWPKALVGSGHMGGQFAAKLKYAGYDGIIIEGRADRPVWLFIRNSRVEIRDASRLWGSGIRRATLEISQEMGADCAVAAIGQAGEKLAPMAIVANSVSHSAGGVGGVMGSKNLKAIGVQGSGAVHIAGDKSEWEKLVKFHLSILGANNQHVVPSFPTPQSEYYNPGSRWVGEPGKRWGAAEPPIEITGNIYDLNRIAFRTNSAAFFLGDNAWKHTVRGNGCTACPIRCHTIVKVPSVAAKYGIKEMGQNTCTGLLFGRSFFKKLPGGLKGQTALEACMVGMHLADDLGLWCNYGQLQRDLMKLYHDGLLKTKIGSDEYASIPWDKYEAGDPDFLFDIIPRIAERKGELGHVLSLGTGGIFSKWGVPEESWTKDHASLYWKMGHPKHHANEDDGQCGVIINTQYNRDSQCHSHCNFVRNGLPLAVQKKLAEDIWGSADAVDAAGNYTPMNAAKARRARWSLVRKELHDSLGLCNWMGPWVASPLKERGYSGDDSLESKFYSLATGRKTDRAELDLIGERIFTLHRALTIRDMGRADMRAAHDLVPEWVYHDKGDTPPFTKGTIRMEQADIARAMDLFYEVMGWDKALGAPTMESYARLGLADVGKGLQAAKLTPGSTGGSTGGTPGSKG, from the coding sequence ATGGCCGCTGCCACCGGAGGCTTTGCCGGGAAGGTGCTGCGGGTGGATCTTTCCACGGGAAAGATCAGCACCCAGGATACTGTGGAGAAATACGGGGACATGCTCGGCGGCACGGGCATGGGGTACCGGGTGCTCTGGGACGAGGTCCCGGCCGGAACCGGCCCATTCGACCCGGCCAACAAGCTGGTCTTCGCCACGGGCGTGCTGGCCGGAACGGGCGTGCCCTGCAACGGGCGAACGGCCGTGACCACCATTTTCCCCACGGTCTGGCCGAAAGCTCTTGTTGGCTCGGGGCACATGGGCGGGCAGTTCGCGGCCAAGCTCAAATACGCGGGGTATGACGGCATTATAATAGAAGGCCGGGCGGACAGGCCTGTATGGCTTTTCATCCGCAATTCCCGGGTGGAGATCCGCGATGCCTCCCGTCTCTGGGGTTCGGGCATCCGACGGGCCACCCTGGAGATCAGCCAGGAAATGGGCGCGGACTGCGCGGTGGCGGCCATCGGCCAGGCCGGGGAGAAGCTTGCCCCCATGGCCATAGTGGCCAATTCCGTGTCGCATTCCGCTGGCGGCGTGGGTGGGGTGATGGGGTCCAAGAATCTGAAGGCCATCGGGGTGCAGGGAAGCGGCGCGGTGCATATCGCGGGGGACAAATCGGAGTGGGAGAAGCTGGTCAAGTTCCACCTTTCCATTCTCGGCGCCAACAACCAGCACGTGGTGCCGAGCTTTCCCACCCCCCAATCCGAGTACTACAATCCGGGTTCCCGCTGGGTGGGCGAGCCGGGCAAACGCTGGGGCGCGGCCGAACCGCCCATCGAAATAACCGGCAACATCTACGATCTTAACCGCATCGCCTTCCGGACCAACAGCGCGGCCTTCTTTTTAGGCGACAACGCCTGGAAGCACACGGTTCGCGGCAACGGCTGCACGGCCTGCCCCATCCGCTGCCATACCATCGTCAAGGTGCCCTCGGTGGCCGCCAAGTACGGCATCAAGGAAATGGGGCAGAACACCTGCACCGGCCTTCTGTTCGGGCGCAGCTTTTTTAAGAAGCTCCCCGGCGGCCTGAAGGGCCAGACCGCCCTGGAAGCCTGCATGGTGGGCATGCACCTGGCTGACGACCTGGGGCTGTGGTGCAACTACGGCCAGTTGCAGCGCGATCTGATGAAGCTTTATCACGACGGACTTCTCAAAACCAAGATCGGCTCGGACGAATACGCCTCCATCCCCTGGGACAAGTATGAGGCCGGCGATCCGGATTTCCTGTTCGACATCATCCCCCGCATCGCGGAGCGAAAGGGGGAGCTGGGCCACGTGCTGAGCCTGGGCACGGGGGGCATCTTCTCCAAGTGGGGTGTTCCCGAAGAGTCCTGGACCAAGGACCATGCGAGCCTCTACTGGAAGATGGGCCACCCCAAGCACCACGCCAACGAGGACGACGGCCAGTGCGGGGTGATCATAAACACCCAGTACAACCGCGACTCCCAGTGCCATTCCCACTGCAACTTCGTGCGAAACGGCCTGCCCCTGGCGGTGCAGAAGAAACTGGCCGAGGACATCTGGGGGTCTGCCGACGCCGTGGACGCGGCCGGCAACTACACCCCCATGAACGCGGCCAAGGCCAGGCGGGCCAGATGGTCCCTGGTGCGCAAGGAACTGCACGACTCGCTTGGTCTGTGCAACTGGATGGGGCCCTGGGTGGCGTCGCCCCTCAAGGAACGGGGCTACTCGGGCGACGACAGCCTGGAATCGAAGTTCTATAGCCTGGCCACGGGCAGGAAGACGGACCGGGCTGAGCTCGACCTGATTGGCGAGCGCATCTTCACCCTGCACCGGGCCCTGACCATAAGGGACATGGGCCGGGCGGACATGCGCGCGGCGCACGACCTGGTGCCTGAATGGGTCTACCACGACAAGGGTGACACGCCCCCCTTCACCAAGGGCACCATCCGCATGGAACAGGCCGACATCGCCCGGGCCATGGATTTATTTTACGAGGTCATGGGCTGGGACAAGGCTCTGGGCGCGCCCACCATGGAGAGCTACGCCAGGCTTGGGCTTGCCGATGTGGGCAAGGGGCTGCAGGCCGCCAAGCTCACTCCCGGCAGCACTGGGGGCAGCACAGGGGGAACCCCGGGGAGCAAGGGATGA
- a CDS encoding glycosyltransferase, with translation MPALPRRLRLKDELGVTKTLTSGHETVRTSSSRNWLVLGLGPDPQAMAQGLAPDAVVSYLECPTFFDQAGADWQADIPANWQRVYTFDPLSDQNVLMYQAAMHLFPGFWGPVGAAFALPTPAKRDGSGAKTALIPLVRSRLIASEAAQALQEEGFLVQPVAVNGLVPTLEQSQPEIFLSINFAGLDSYGAAYSLLARAEVPVAVWCVDNPFHSLSGVKSGYWKDVHIFVTDSWFVEPLKRHGARHVHHLPLAANQEFFKATPSRPDLADKLLFVGRSAFPGKSDFFAGLTVQEDAWAEAHTMLARGERPDFGWWAARLGIDSFWPGRQARRAGFAAEESGLAWRSMVIQEASKAGNLAVCGDDDWRKHVDATYTLLPSVDYYGPLASMYASARYVVGATSPLLPHGLTQRHFDVWAAGGCLLTDDTPGLGIFPEELTKPITFKRASDIAVVAKNCGPERDGLIGQWRELIAREHTYAQRIRTILERISP, from the coding sequence ATGCCAGCCCTCCCCAGGCGGCTTCGCCTGAAAGACGAACTGGGCGTTACAAAAACGCTCACCAGCGGCCACGAGACCGTGAGGACGTCATCAAGCCGGAACTGGCTGGTGCTGGGGCTCGGGCCGGACCCGCAGGCCATGGCCCAGGGCTTGGCGCCGGACGCCGTGGTCAGCTACCTGGAGTGCCCCACTTTTTTCGACCAGGCCGGAGCCGACTGGCAGGCCGACATACCGGCCAACTGGCAACGGGTGTATACCTTTGATCCGCTAAGCGACCAGAACGTTCTCATGTATCAGGCTGCCATGCACCTGTTTCCCGGATTCTGGGGCCCGGTGGGAGCGGCCTTTGCCCTGCCTACCCCCGCCAAGCGCGACGGTTCTGGAGCAAAAACGGCTCTTATCCCACTGGTGCGCTCACGCCTTATCGCCTCGGAGGCCGCCCAGGCGCTCCAGGAAGAGGGGTTTCTGGTCCAGCCTGTGGCAGTAAACGGCCTGGTTCCAACCCTTGAGCAGAGCCAGCCCGAAATCTTTCTCTCCATCAACTTCGCGGGCCTCGATTCCTACGGAGCGGCGTATTCGCTGCTCGCCCGCGCCGAAGTGCCCGTGGCGGTCTGGTGCGTGGACAACCCCTTCCACTCCCTCTCGGGAGTAAAGAGCGGGTACTGGAAGGATGTCCACATCTTCGTCACGGACAGCTGGTTCGTGGAGCCCCTCAAGCGCCACGGCGCCAGGCACGTCCACCACCTGCCCCTGGCTGCCAACCAGGAGTTCTTCAAGGCCACCCCAAGCAGGCCGGATCTGGCTGACAAGCTTCTTTTCGTTGGCCGAAGCGCCTTTCCCGGCAAGAGCGACTTTTTCGCTGGCCTTACCGTGCAGGAGGACGCCTGGGCCGAGGCGCACACCATGCTCGCACGCGGTGAACGCCCGGATTTCGGATGGTGGGCCGCACGGTTGGGCATCGATTCGTTCTGGCCCGGCAGGCAGGCCCGCAGGGCCGGGTTCGCGGCGGAGGAGTCCGGCCTGGCTTGGCGGTCCATGGTGATACAAGAGGCTTCCAAGGCCGGAAACCTGGCCGTCTGCGGAGACGATGACTGGCGCAAGCACGTGGACGCCACGTACACCCTGCTCCCATCCGTGGACTACTACGGTCCCCTGGCCTCCATGTACGCATCGGCGAGGTATGTTGTGGGAGCCACCAGCCCCCTTCTGCCGCACGGGCTCACCCAGCGCCATTTCGACGTCTGGGCCGCTGGGGGCTGCCTTCTCACCGACGACACGCCGGGCCTGGGCATTTTCCCCGAGGAGCTGACCAAGCCGATCACGTTCAAGAGAGCCTCGGATATTGCAGTGGTGGCCAAGAATTGCGGCCCGGAACGGGACGGGCTCATCGGGCAGTGGCGGGAGCTCATCGCCAGGGAGCATACCTATGCCCAAAGAATACGCACCATCCTGGAGCGCATATCCCCTTGA
- a CDS encoding RlmE family RNA methyltransferase: protein MKKLHDHYFKRAKQENYPARSVYKLQELDASFKLIKPGQKVLDLGATPGSWTLYAAQKVGPTGRVVGVDRNPTDTAFPENVTFLVCDALEPGPEFTALLDSMKPFHLVISDMAPNTTGNRLTDQARSLELVEQALALAGTCLIQGGHFIAKVFMGPDVKPFMDSMRGAFEKVKTAKPKSSRSESFELFIVGLGYRG from the coding sequence ATGAAAAAACTGCACGATCATTATTTCAAACGCGCCAAGCAGGAGAACTACCCGGCCCGTTCCGTATACAAGCTTCAGGAGCTGGACGCGAGCTTCAAGCTTATAAAACCCGGCCAGAAGGTGCTGGACCTTGGCGCCACTCCAGGTTCCTGGACCCTTTATGCGGCCCAGAAGGTCGGCCCCACGGGACGGGTGGTGGGTGTGGACAGAAACCCCACGGACACCGCCTTTCCCGAGAACGTCACCTTCCTGGTGTGCGACGCCCTGGAACCCGGGCCGGAGTTCACGGCGCTTCTTGATTCCATGAAACCCTTTCATCTGGTTATAAGCGACATGGCCCCCAACACCACGGGCAACCGCCTGACCGACCAGGCCCGTTCCCTGGAGCTTGTCGAGCAGGCCCTTGCCCTGGCCGGGACTTGCCTGATACAGGGCGGCCACTTCATCGCCAAAGTGTTCATGGGCCCGGATGTGAAGCCGTTCATGGACTCCATGCGCGGGGCCTTTGAAAAGGTCAAGACCGCTAAACCCAAAAGCTCCCGATCGGAGAGCTTCGAGCTGTTCATCGTAGGCCTCGGTTACCGGGGCTGA